attaattctacattggattttaaatatttaactaGCTATTTTTTGAACGATTATATTTCTTTCCAAATACAAATTGACAGTATTAGATATATCTTAATTATCTGCACATTATTTACCTCCTTTTTAACTACAACTCGTAGCGTCGATGCGATATACATACTAACATGACAAACATGAACTATTTATCGTGGATGCATACAAATTATTAAGAGTATGTCTCttataagacggtctcacgaatttttatctgtgagacgggtcaaccctaccgatattcacaataaaaagtaatactcttagcataaaaagtaatactttttcatggatgacccaaataagagatatgtctcacaaaatacgacccgtgagaccgtctcacacaagttttgtcaattattaaattttaggcGTATAAGTCGTCAAGTATTAGATAGAGTCATCCCAACTAACTTGTGTGCCCTATATGTTTATAGGAATCATTAGCAAGTGAAGGGAATGACAAGAAACATTTTGTGCTAGTCCATGGAGGGGGATTTGGTGCATGGTGCTGGTACAAAATCATTGCACTTTTAAAAGAAGCCAATTGTGGGGTTGATGCCATAGACCTAACTGGTTCTGGTGCCAACTTTTGTGACATAAATTCAATCACAACTTTAGAAGAATACTCAAAGCCACTTGTTGATTTCCTCGTCGATCTCGAAGATGGCAAACAGGTTAGCTTTTTTCCCTCGTCTCATTCCTTAGGAAATTCTTTGgttatttttagttttattttcgGGGGCGTGGAGTTTCGGGTTTGTATTATGATTATATTGAAAAATGTCTGTTGGTGTAAAATTGCAGGTAATTTTGGTGGCACATGATATTGGTGGAGCGTGTATCTCTCATGCAATGGAATTGCATCCAACCAAAGTTTCTAAAGCAATTTTTGTTGCCGCAACTATGTTGGCCAACTCCCAAAGTGCCCTCGATGTCTTCTCCCAAGAGGTTGGAAATTACAATTTTGGCTGTGTGTGTGTGCATATTTCTTTATGGTGATGGTCTttttatgttgttgaataattttAGGTTTTTTTCGTTGGAGTGTGAATGTTGTTCAGTCAGAACAACACAGTCATCGGATCAgaaaaaagactaaaattgtAATTTGACAATATATAAGACTAAAATCgtaaaaaaattgatatgaaTGACTGAGTTATAATTTTCTCATCTATATATTCTCATATGAGATGTTTCCAATACTTTTTTTATATCTATTTGCTAGAAACATAGGAAACAAATCCAGACATATACACTCCTTAATTAATCTttaacaatatttatttatatattgtgggtttttttttttttttttgcagaaaTTATTGAGTGAATTAACCCAACGAGCTCAGAAGTTTTTGTATGCAAATGGGAAGAATCAGCCTCCCACCGCCATTGATTTCGACAAATCATTGCTAGAAGACTTCTTGTTCAACCGGACACCGTCTAAGGTACGTATGTATCTCAatgtttatgtatatatattattttcaaaattctaAACTCCTCGAATATGGTAACCATACTCATCAAAATTTTGGAGTCCAATCAAAATTATATGTAGTTAAGTTTACTTTGTCGTGTTTGGTCTTTCTATTCTGGTCAATTTCAATTTATTCGATAATACCAAAGTGATAATGGATTTAACTCACTGTTTGGTATGATTGATAAGATGATCATTGTGACACTCGTATAATTAATTCCACAATACAAATTACATActtctaaaatattttatcaaacatttACAGATCAAAGTCAAGCTATTAAATCTTGTTATCTTCACACAGGATATTGCACTTGCATCAGTATCCATGAGGACTATACCCTTTGGGCCATTGACAAAGAAGCTCACTTTTTCTAAAGCCAACTATGGTTCCATCCCCAGATTCTATATCAAAACAGATGAAGATTTTGCCATTCCTCTCccacttcaagaacacatgataCAATCTAACCCGCCAACACGTACTTTCCAGCTTAAGGGTTCCGATCATTCGCCTTTTTTCTCGAAGCCTCAGGCATTGGAGAAGATTTTACTCGAAATATCAGACCTCGCATCGATGTAAAGTTCGTTAAGTGTTCATATTTGACATTAAAATGAAGAAAAAGAGAAACTCTCTTCCGCAGTGAATATCATGTGATCACTTTTATTCatgtttttcaattattttttttgagGGTTCTATGTCGTTAGATATgactgataaaaaaaaataaaggacGAAAGTGAGATTTAACCAAGCAAGAAGCATGAACCATTTGTTTTATGTGATCAAAGTTGCACTAATGCAAACTTTATCGTTCAATTATCGAATGTAAGAACAGATCAAACAGAGAAATCACTTGGACAATCATAATTTAATACTAGTTACTCTGTACACGCGATGCATGTGTGTaaagttttttttatcattatcgatgaaataaaatgaaatttgataaattatgaaggtattaaattgatttttgaattgttgaaataaaaaaaataaaaataaattgtgtgttgaaatttttgaaaaaacaaaacaaaaaaacaaaaatgtaatattagtatcatataagggTAAAGTTGATGTCCTTCTTAAATAGTTATTACCACGTCttcaactttaataaaataaaatagatatCAGAGATTTAAATATGGTTACAAATCACAGAAAGGAAATTGAGTGAAACACagataaacaaaaacaaatGCCTAGTAAAATAGCTCAAcagatacacacacacacacaaaataataataataataatcaaatctTTATCTAATAACATAGCAATCAAACCCAATCGATTCACAGCCTTGACTCATCCATCAAACCCAGTTAGATCTTTTCATTTTAACCAATTATCAACACAAAAATACAACATTTAAAGCAAAATGAAGATGCAATCAATAGATATGTCAGGCCGTCTCACGGATATAGATATGTGAGACCgatctatgaaaaattataattttttagtcAAATCTTACATTTTAATAACAAATATGGACTTGAATGCTCGTCAACGATATAGATATACGGATTAGATATTGAACACCCGGGTCAGAACCGGAATTGATCTGAATCGCAGGTGATTCTTCGGAGCCGGCAGGTGCAACCCAGCTCTACTCCCGGCAGTCTAGGCCCGGGCTCTTGTATAATCTCCACTCTACCCGGCCACCTCGATATGGCACCGCACTCGAGTAGCAGAATAGGATGTGGGCGACTCCATCCAAATGCGAGATGACAGTCAGATTAGGGTGTCCAGCCGTCTCTATTTAGTAGCTAGGTAGCACggagaacgaggtcatcattactttttctactataaatatcaggttctctctttacatttacattcattcattcattcacaccaatatcacagccatcacttggctacattggttttattgcttgagtaccctgctgacttaagcatcggagtggtcacgccggacacccctccggcgcccattcacgagttcctttcattgtgtGCAGGTTACAACTGAAGCCATATTACAGAGATATATCTCATTGCTCTTATTCCCATCATTATATTGATAGCAGATCCGGTGGAGCTCCCGACCCGGCTCGTCCATTTCACCAGgatcgcatcattggcgccgtctgtgggaaagtgagttcaagacgtagatatggtttccATTCGAAGCAAGTCCGACCTTGCTCGGCACCACAGTAAGCCCAACTCTCCTTGGCAAACATAGAAGTCCGACCAGCTCGGCATTCAGATCTTATATGTGGATTTTATATGAGCTCGAAGCTCAGCAGCTATTCTGGATTGGCGTGGAAGAGTATTTGCAATGCACTCAGTAGCATACAGCTGTGAGAAGCAGATTATCTTAAGTCCGGGAGATACGAGGCCCCGGCACATTCTCTTAAGTCCGGGAGATACGAGGCCCCGGCATATTCTCTTAAGTCCGGGAGATACGAGGCCCCGGCACATTCTCTTAAGTCCGGGAGATACGAGGCCCCGGCATATTCTCTTAAGTCTCGGAGGtatgaaggccagggcaccacaccctggttatctattaagtccagggatccgtaccctggctcggggctccgtacctcgaccatttatgaaggccagggctccgcaccctggttatctattaagtccagggatccgtaccctggctcggggctccgtacctcgaccattcatgaagccaaggctccgcgccttggttatttataagcccaggctccgcgccttggttatttataagcccagggttctcaaacctggctcggggctccgtacctcgaccattcatgaagcccaggctccgcgccttggttatttataagcccagggttcttaaacctggctcggggctccgtacctcgaccatttatgaaggccagggctccgcaccctggttatctattaagtccagggatccgtaccctggctcggggctccgtacctcgaccattcatgaagcccaggctccgcgccttggttattgataagcccagggttctcaaacctggctcggggctccgcacctcgaccattcccaagtctcgggacatgctccccggcacaaggctccgcgccttggttatttataagcccagggttctcaaacctggctcggagctccgtacctcgaccattcctaaGTCCGGGAGATATGAGGCCCTGTCATCTTATGCAAAGACCGGGAGGCACAAGGCCCCGGCATCTTATCTCAAGTCCATGAGACACGAGACTCCGGCATTTCGTCTCATTTCTGGGAGACATGAAGCTCCCGATGCTTTTATAGAACAAAATTGATTGTCTCTTTGGGAATCCAAGCATGactgatcgggacagcgagtatgactctagcccgactatttaagggatgtgtgatgatacccttgtaagagcccgggtcatggatgacccggaatatcaaatggattcccaaatccgagtaagtctgcaggtggattcttctggagccgggcaggtgcaagcccatgctctactctccgggcagtcataggcccgggctcttgtataaatctccagggaggcattctacccggccacctcgatatgagcaccgcactcgagtatactagcagaataggatgtgggcgactgtcccatctctaacaccgtgccgatgagttgacatgtcagaatatagggtgtgctcagccgtcctactataattagtagctaggtagcacggagaacgaggtcatcattactttttctactataaatatcaggttctctctttacatttacattcattcattcattcacaccaatatcacagccatcacttggctacattggttttattgcttgagtaccctgctgacttaagcatcggagtggtcacgccggacacccctccggcgcccattcacgagttcctttcattgtgtGCAGGTTACAACTGAAGCCATATTACGGAGATATATCTCATTGCTCTTATTCCCATCATTATATTGATAGCAGATCCGGTGGAGCTCCCGACCCGGCTCGTCCATTTCACCAGGATCGCATCAGatatgtaagaccgtctcacataagacaTACTCTTATTTTTATTTACAAAGTCCAAAAATATTTCCATGGATCCTAAACTTGAACAATTCTAAGCGGAAAATAATTTTACTGAAAGGAATtcttttcatatttttcttaaattaaaaatcaTGTGCGTGGactaattttataattatatgtaTATAGTGATGTTTATCGGACCGGATCTTGGGTTACTTGAAAACGGATCGGGAACTATTTTGATTAATCTGATTATGACTCGatgatatatttaaaaatttattttgtttcatAAATAACTTCTAGGTGTACACAATTATCTGAAAATGATTAAAATGTTGATTGCAATTATGTTTTAACTCATTTCAATTTGGTTCCGGTTTCgtatggaatcaaactcctaatCTGGTAAATTCGATCTGATATCCTGCATGATTGGTTCGGTTCCATTATTCCATAATTTGGAACCAGGTGATCTGGTTTGATAACATCTCTACTTATGTATGTAATAAAAAATATCACATTCACATTCAAAATTTCTCATGACATATATCGAGTTAATCATGAATGTTTTGTGCTAGCATTACCTTTCAAAATACAAAAAACTTCTATGAGACTGATTTATGAATCaatttttgtgagacgagtctcttgACCGAccgattcatgaaaaaatattacttttcactCTAACTATAGATCAGATCAACTCGTATCCAGATACAAATCCATGAGACCATCTCATATTGTacttattaataaaaataatcccCCCTTCATAAGAAAATAAATATGGTTCATCGGCCAATTGATCTATTTCTCGAAGAAATATAGCATAAcaaagtttatttaatttttttaaaaaaaatggaagaaaaaatcaactcaaaatgCTCTACATAAATGAAAAATATCAGGATCAACATAGTCAACTAGTCAAGGCATCAAATAATTTTGACTTATATCCATCATTGCAAATCCATAATTATTCTTGAAAATCATTGCAATTGATCTATTTCTCGAAGAAATATAGCATAAcaaagtttatttaatttttttaaaaaaaatggaagaaaaaatcaactcaaaatgCTCTACATAAATGAAAAATATCAGGATCAACATAGTCAACTAGTCAAGGCATCAAATAATTTTGACTTATATCCATCATTGCAAATCCATAATTATTCTTGAAAATAATGCATAAAGAATATATCCCCTTTTCCATAGTGGAAAAAATCCCCAATATGTTTATATGTATAAAAAAACAAAGTAAACCAATTATAAGATCCCTAGttcaaaaaacatataataattgTCATGTAAAGGAAAAATCACAACCATGAAGCTTGCACTGCAGAGTTCACTTATTCCTGGGAATTTCAAGCCTGTTGCGAAAATCATCCTCCATCAAAGGAATGCCATTGCGTAGCTTGATCTTCGGTTCCCATCCTAACAGTTCCTTAGCTTTTGTTATATCAGGTTTTCTCTGTCGAGGATCGTCTGGAGTATTCTCCACAGTCACGATCTTCACGTCCGGATTGATCATCTGCAAATCATGCCAAACATCATTCATGTATTGGTGGTGCTTTAAACGTGAGACGTAGTAAAGCTATAGGGTTTATGGTTAAATATGTGACTAGAACATGGAAAATTTGAGAAAGTTACCTCTTTCACAGTCTCAGCAAGCTCCAGCATCGTAAACTCGCCTGAGAGTGGTATCATCAGTGAACGATTAATACAAACTtgaatttgtttatagatggatTAGTTAAGGGAGTTTATAAATATGAACCTGGATTGCCTATGTTTATTGGCCCGGTGTTATCTCCTTCCATCAGTCGAATTAGACCATCAACCTTAACAAAAAGGAAATCGAGTAAGGATCGCAACAGATGATCATGAATATTAATTgaaaagatgattagcatgaTGTTTCTTCGTACCATGTCAGAAACATAACAGAAGCTCCTAGTCTGTGTTCCAGGTAACTGAACTGTCAAAGGTTCGTCACTGCATATACAGAAAACAAATATTGTTCAGAAATTTCTTGGGGACCATTGGGGGGACTATCAAGATCTGGGTATTTGAGGGAGATGATAGTTACCGTATAGCTTGAGCGATGAAATTACTCACAACACggccatcatcaatattcattcGTGGTCCATACGTGTTGAAGATCCTTGCAATCCGTATTTCTGTACAAAAATTATAACTTCATGTTGGTGTATTTAATAGCTAGTGGTCAACAACTGATGGAAAGAAGGGGACGAGTACCAATTCCATGTTGCCTGTGATAATCAAACATCAAAGTTTCAGCTACTCTTTTTCCTTCATCGTAACAGCTTCTGACCCCTGCAACGCCATGTTAAGTGGTTAAACATTGGACATGCATGTTCTCACTCAGCTCTTTATCGAGCATGTCATCACTCATCAGATAGTATCGCTAGTCGAGAACAATTTTAAGTGTCATTCGAATTGTACAGTTACACCAAGATATCGAGGACAAACTATCTGAGATGAATAAGTTTAGGTTACTTGACGGGATACCTATAGGGTTCACATTGCCCCAGTAACTCTCGTTTTGAGGATGCTCGAGTGGATCTCCGTAAACCTCTGAAGTCGACGTGAGTAAAATCCTAGTAAAACAAATGTGTTTGTGAATCAACATGCACGAGTAATGAAATAAAGGAGAATAAAACAAAATCGAACTAGACGTCAAACCTAGCTCCAACGCGCTTGGCAAGTCCCAACATGTTTAGTGTCCCAATGACGTTAGTCTTTATAGTCTGTCAAGAGTCATTACATAGGAAAAGGAAAGAAAACAGACTATTAACGTCACATTATGCTGTATTTGAGAAAAAGTTTCACGGTTTAAGTGACTGAccttgacagggttgtatttgTAGAAAATCGGGGAGGCGGGACAAGCAAGATGATATATCTGATCAACTTCAACTAATAATGGCTCGGTGACATCTACAAAATATAAAGATTAGCAAAAGAAGGGATCTGGAAAGAACACTGGACATAACTGGGATATCTGGAAAACAACCATGTCGAATAAGCTCAAATCGAGGATGACCAATCCATCGCCTTAAGTTTTCCTTTGATCCCGTAAAATAGTTATCCGCGACTATCACCTGAGTAGATCAAAAAAATAATTCAGCAAACAAATATCTTCAAATTTGCAAACTTAGTCGTTCACATAGGTAGTGTGCAAGAAAACTTATAGAATAGAAATTTCGAACCTCATTCTTCTCGTTTTCCATCAGCTTATCAACTAAATGAGAGCCAATGAATCCAGCTCCACCAGTAACCAAAATTCTCATGTTTGCCTGTCATTAATGAGTCGTTAATAAAACAGAGTCTCGCATATCAGAATAGAACCAGATACTTTTGAGCTCTatgtttttctttattttataaaaagagTACACAGACCAAGCAGGTTCAAATGCTCTTAGATCAACTTCCAAGATCCAAATCATACTtacattttcttgaattttgttAGAAACATCTACAAATACAACCAAGCCCATAAGATGAAGGGCGTTCTTTCCAAATGAAATTAGCTTAAAAAAACACTGATCTGTCAAGTAGAATCAGTTTCATCGCACCTTAAAAAATTTTGCTCTCCTCAAAGGTGAAGGCTCAGGAGGTGGTTTGGTTGTGATATGGCTTCCTCCGTTTGATGCTTCCTTGGCCATTTTTATGATCCTGTTTTCGGTTTCTGAATTCAGTTTTAAACAagatcaatatcaaatcaaataccagaaaCAAATCCAACTGTCAGTGTCCTAAAAAACAGCATGAGTTCTATTATTTAAACCAGTCTATTCCCTGATTTACCCAGAACATTTAAACACATTCTTTTAGCAATGAAATATTGCAAAACTCATGGTTTCGAAAAACGACTACAGAAATTACAGCGAAAAAATAGCTGCTATCCAACATTTTTCAGATTCTCATTACACATTTATCATACAAGTAGAAAACATTAAAAAGGGGACTAATCTATTTATTTACTCATCGAactgcttaaagaaataaaaacttGGAAGGCATTTTGAATCAAGCCAAACAAACTCCAGTCTCTTAAGACCAATGCACCATCATCATACCAAGCAAGGCACAGATTTCAACTGACAGACAAACGGGGGGCGAATCCAGGATTTTAGTCAAGGGGGTAAGACAAAACTTAATCTCTCTTCTATCAGCAAAACGACCCGGAAATCTAATCCTTTCCGCAACTCGATTCAAATCAAgcttaaaacaaaacaaaaagaataccccccaacaaataataatctTTCACAATCCTAAAGCAATTCATCACGTTTAAAACGATTCCAACGCACCAAAAATCGTTCCCTCGCCCTGAACAAATCTCAAAAACACGGATTCGAATACATGAATGAGGACAGATATTTGCTATATACAGACAAAATTCCCATATCGAAAatcaaaaaagaaataaaaataatatgcaATATTTACCTGTAAATCAACGGCCCAAACCCTTCTCTCAGTGAGATGGAAACAATTACAAAGACTTGACCTTTATATACTATACATAACCAATCAAAGCTTCAAACCCAACTATCGAAAAAAGTAAATAATCCACCAATTTAGGAAgaaaataaatcttttttaaaaaaaacactaTAGCATAACGAAACAAGACAACTGGAGAGAGATGGAGAATAtatataaatcttaaaaatcacGCAGAGCCGTGAATATGGAGAGATTTGATGTTCCAGCGTACCTTAACCTTCactcaataaaataaaaaacccGCGAGAGAGGAAAACTTGAACAAACGCTTAAATATTTatacgatatatatatatatatatatattacaagaGTTTTAATTAGATAAGAACTGTGATATATGTGGATCTGACTCAATTTGTCAAATCTATACTTTTATCTTTGCTAGTGTTTGTGTTCGTTACGGACTCTTAATTATAGTTCTATGTGATcaagaaattaatcaaataatataaaataatgataattattacaaaaatttataaaaaacaaACTCATATGAGACATTCTACggatcaattttgtgatacagatctctGTCCCAACTTGACTTAGGGATAAAAAATTACTTAATCTAAATATAATGAATATGTCTCTTGTGATACGGTTTCacaaatctttatatgtgagacggatcaaccctaccgatattcataataaaaagtaatactcttagcacaaaaattaatatttttttatggatgacccaaataagatatatatctcacaaaatacgacccgtgaaccCGTCTAACATaattttttgccaaaaataataTGTGAAACTCATGTGTTCTCTTATCGGGCACTTGGATCTTTGACTAACATTTTTTATACAATAAAAGATCTAACTATCATGCATgacaattgatatatatatatatgtttttatactttatataaataaataaataaataaataaataaatcgaaAAACGAGATCTTGTTATTgtgattatttaattattaaggtGTGGGAAAGGACAATAATTTAGTTAGTCATTAATTAGTTGAAATCCAACTTCTAAGCAATCCGCATGCATCATAATTACTTGGGATTGGAGGAATTTTAATAGAGAACGAACATGTGGAGCCGGGAATTGGATTGATTGGGGAGAGGAAGGGAAAACCCATTATTACCCACGTAACAAATTAtttctatattttttatttaattttttttaaaagaaattaaacTTTTATAGAGTGAAAAATTACCTGTTGCTGACGTTTAAAATTTTGTTATGGAATAATATACTTTGTTATTGATAACTTTTAcatgtaaatatttttttaaaaattaccattttccttataattttaattaaactTGAGTtagttttaaataattacatttcaaatttggtttttttttttgaaaagtcAAATTTGGTTCTTATGAAGTAATTTTTTACctatagaaatggaaataaaggTGTAACATATTTAATTTCTGAATTATTGTCAaaaccttttaaaaaaaaattgttattaaATTTAGTTTTGATATTATAAATTGGTGCTCAAAATAAAGTAGATGAGATTATTTTTGAAGCTATTCTTCGTGTAATTTTCTAATAAATTCGAGTTATATATTGTCCAAAAGTGCATTAATATCTCATgttaatttgaataaaaaattatgaaagTACACATTCTGATTctttattaataaaaattaatgtattgctccataaataaataaataatgtatggGGGCCGGGTGATGTATCATATCAGTGTGAGTAAATAAAATCAACTataacttaaataaatatatgataatttttctttaaaatatactttttaTCATAGAATATTTCGAAGTAAAGTCATATATATAATGAAATTTTTAACTTCAAAAATTTACGATATTGTTTTaatacttaatttttttaaaaaaaaattgtattttaaattgattGAGATCATCAAATTTGATACATGATAAATGTCGTT
This genomic interval from Primulina eburnea isolate SZY01 chromosome 16, ASM2296580v1, whole genome shotgun sequence contains the following:
- the LOC140817324 gene encoding putative methylesterase 11, chloroplastic, whose protein sequence is MGNSFKCFSQPPQRKPKPSSSSFDLLPPWMSPSSFKSSRRKEPSPPSSSSKTDPIFDDSYVKQQAQIASMLYQHHLQNNSDILLNLNRSVSTKNPPSSKKQKNLSMRSRSVSSSIQQQQQQSLQLYINQESLASEGNDKKHFVLVHGGGFGAWCWYKIIALLKEANCGVDAIDLTGSGANFCDINSITTLEEYSKPLVDFLVDLEDGKQVILVAHDIGGACISHAMELHPTKVSKAIFVAATMLANSQSALDVFSQEKLLSELTQRAQKFLYANGKNQPPTAIDFDKSLLEDFLFNRTPSKDIALASVSMRTIPFGPLTKKLTFSKANYGSIPRFYIKTDEDFAIPLPLQEHMIQSNPPTRTFQLKGSDHSPFFSKPQALEKILLEISDLASM
- the LOC140816705 gene encoding UDP-glucuronic acid decarboxylase 6, with amino-acid sequence MAKEASNGGSHITTKPPPEPSPLRRAKFFKANMRILVTGGAGFIGSHLVDKLMENEKNEVIVADNYFTGSKENLRRWIGHPRFELIRHDVTEPLLVEVDQIYHLACPASPIFYKYNPVKTIKTNVIGTLNMLGLAKRVGARILLTSTSEVYGDPLEHPQNESYWGNVNPIGVRSCYDEGKRVAETLMFDYHRQHGIEIRIARIFNTYGPRMNIDDGRVVSNFIAQAIRDEPLTVQLPGTQTRSFCYVSDMVDGLIRLMEGDNTGPINIGNPGEFTMLELAETVKEMINPDVKIVTVENTPDDPRQRKPDITKAKELLGWEPKIKLRNGIPLMEDDFRNRLEIPRNK